In Cervus elaphus chromosome 3, mCerEla1.1, whole genome shotgun sequence, the following proteins share a genomic window:
- the PFDN5 gene encoding prefoldin subunit 5, which produces MAQSVNITELNLPQLEMLKNQLDQEVEFLSTSIAQLKVVQTKYVEAKDCLNVLKKNNEGKELLVPLTSSMYVPGKLHDVEHVLIDVGTGYYVEKTAEDAKDFFKRKIDFLTKQMEKIQPALQEKHAMKQAVMEMMSQKIQQLTTLGAAQATAKA; this is translated from the exons ATGGCGCAGTCGGTTAACATCACCGAGTTGAATTTGCCGCAGCTAGAAATGCTCAAGAACCAGCTGGACCAG GAAGTGGAGTTCTTGTCCACGTCCATTGCCCAGCTCAAGGTGGTTCAGACCAAGTATGTGGAAGCCAAGGACTGTCTGAACGTGTTGAAGAAAAACAACGAGG GGAAAGAATTACTGGTCCCACTGACGAGTTCT ATGTATGTCCCCGGGAAGCTACATGATGTGGAACATGTGCTTATCGATGTGGGAACTGGCTACTATGTAGAGAAG ACAGCTGAGGATGCCAAGGACTTCTTCAAGAGGAAGATAGACTTCCTTACCAAGCAAATGGAAAAAATCCAGCCAGCTCTGCAGGAGAAGCACGCCATGAAACAGG CTGTCATGGAGATGATGAGCCAGAAGATTCAGCAGCTCACAACCCTGGGAGCAGCTCAGGCTACCGCCAAGGCCTGA